A single window of Myxocyprinus asiaticus isolate MX2 ecotype Aquarium Trade chromosome 34, UBuf_Myxa_2, whole genome shotgun sequence DNA harbors:
- the LOC127425478 gene encoding E3 ubiquitin-protein ligase PPP1R11, translated as MAEVSGTSSETITETVQTGTPPPPQQEGRSLTIKLRKRKTEKKVEWSSDTVDNEHLGRRSSKCCCIYEKPRQFGESSSESEGDDEEGCGSAHCILGHGRRGHGQTEGGGSTIPPSSGGTNPH; from the exons ATGGCGGAGGTTTCAGGTACATCGAGTGAGACGATAACGGAGACCGTTCAGACGGGCACACCGCCGCCACCCCAGCAG GAGGGAAGAAGCCTGACTATCAAGCTCAGGAAAAGGAAGACAGAGAAAAAAGTGGAGTGGTCCAGTGACACAGTGGACAATGAACATCTGGGCAGGAGGTCTTCAAAGT GTTGCTGTATTTACGAGAAGCCTCGACAGTTTGGTGAGTCCTCCTCGGAAAGTGAGGGAGATGACGAGGAAGGCTGTGGAAGTGCGCACTGCATTCTTGGACATGGAAGAAGAGGTCATGGACAGACAGAGGGTGGGGGGAGCACCATCCCCCCCAGCTCCGGTGGAACAAACCCTCACTAA
- the LOC127425471 gene encoding uncharacterized protein LOC127425471 isoform X1, with the protein MFKHVNSSLCVFYSTSTDMTAVVGRVWGWVSPANLYSTWGSKTKPEKPLTTLSQTQSRWGLWGLTSWVWRSEKPKNDQKTLAEEFWETEENVTPFEIEELRAMRPEVENVAAQSSSRWWRRMLPSSYFFWPRWSSSTGLRQRKCAGWNEGTWDTDEIDGESDYGTPPPSPTHLSHKQSAFQFFSRSWTGEILPEHYEICFNFLRHLFDLFVVGFLKTVSSPAKIILDALGVQGALKLWLHGMAMFLVSSLGMAGLLWAVQEHLPQFAVIYGIVQALVISVSVHQSEIVGEGDDGKGDDEVKVAEGEKDTWEQNEPQQTTDESNKGVKLRS; encoded by the coding sequence ATGTTTAAGCACGTTAATTCTTCTCTTTGTGTATTCTACAGTACTAGTACAGACATGACAGCTGTTGTAGGTCGAGTTTGGGGGTGGGTCAGTCCAGCCAATCTGTACTCCACCTGGGGCAGCAAAACCAAACCAGAAAAACCCTTGACAACTTTGAGTCAGACCCAAAGCAGGTGGGGTTTATGGGGACTCACGTCCTGGGTTTGGAGGAGCGAGAAACCCAAGAATGACCAAAAGACACTGGCTGAGGAGTTCTGGGAGACAGAGGAGAATGTCACGCCTTTTGAAATAGAAGAGCTGAGGGCGATGAGGCCTGAGGTCGAGAACGTGGCAGCCCAAAGCTCTTCACGCTGGTGGAGGAGGATGCTTCCTTCCAGCTACTTTTTTTGGCCTAGATGGTCATCATCCACTGGACTACGACAACGGAAATGTGCCGGGTGGAATGAGGGCACGTGGGACACAGATGAAATCGACGGGGAGTCAGATTACGGGACGCCTCCACCATCTCCCACGCATCTTTCCCATAAGCAGTCAGCATTCCAGTTCTTCTCTCGCTCGTGGACGGGAGAAATTCTTCCAGAACACTACGAGATTTGCTTTAATTTTCTCCGCCACCTGTTTGACCTCTTTGTAGTGGGCTTTCTAAAAACAGTTTCCTCTCCGGCCAAGATCATTTTAGATGCGTTGGGGGTGCAGGGGGCCCTGAAACTGTGGCTCCATGGCATGGCCATGTTCTTGGTATCGTCTCTCGGGATGGCAGGACTGCTGTGGGCGGTACAGGAGCATCTGCCGCAATTTGCTGTCATCTATGGTATTGTGCAAGCTCTGGTCATCTCTGTTAGTGTGCACCAGAGTGAAATTGTGGGAGAGGGGGATGATGGGAAAGGTGACGATGAGGTCAAAGTGGCTGAGGGGGAGAAGGACACATGGGAGCAGAATGAACCACAGCAGACCACTGATGAAAGCAACAAAGGAGTTAAACTAAGAAGTTAA
- the LOC127425471 gene encoding uncharacterized protein LOC127425471 isoform X2 produces the protein MNSYRLSLVDKGTSTDMTAVVGRVWGWVSPANLYSTWGSKTKPEKPLTTLSQTQSRWGLWGLTSWVWRSEKPKNDQKTLAEEFWETEENVTPFEIEELRAMRPEVENVAAQSSSRWWRRMLPSSYFFWPRWSSSTGLRQRKCAGWNEGTWDTDEIDGESDYGTPPPSPTHLSHKQSAFQFFSRSWTGEILPEHYEICFNFLRHLFDLFVVGFLKTVSSPAKIILDALGVQGALKLWLHGMAMFLVSSLGMAGLLWAVQEHLPQFAVIYGIVQALVISVSVHQSEIVGEGDDGKGDDEVKVAEGEKDTWEQNEPQQTTDESNKGVKLRS, from the exons ATGAATAGTTATAGACTATCGTTAGTAGATAAAGG TACTAGTACAGACATGACAGCTGTTGTAGGTCGAGTTTGGGGGTGGGTCAGTCCAGCCAATCTGTACTCCACCTGGGGCAGCAAAACCAAACCAGAAAAACCCTTGACAACTTTGAGTCAGACCCAAAGCAGGTGGGGTTTATGGGGACTCACGTCCTGGGTTTGGAGGAGCGAGAAACCCAAGAATGACCAAAAGACACTGGCTGAGGAGTTCTGGGAGACAGAGGAGAATGTCACGCCTTTTGAAATAGAAGAGCTGAGGGCGATGAGGCCTGAGGTCGAGAACGTGGCAGCCCAAAGCTCTTCACGCTGGTGGAGGAGGATGCTTCCTTCCAGCTACTTTTTTTGGCCTAGATGGTCATCATCCACTGGACTACGACAACGGAAATGTGCCGGGTGGAATGAGGGCACGTGGGACACAGATGAAATCGACGGGGAGTCAGATTACGGGACGCCTCCACCATCTCCCACGCATCTTTCCCATAAGCAGTCAGCATTCCAGTTCTTCTCTCGCTCGTGGACGGGAGAAATTCTTCCAGAACACTACGAGATTTGCTTTAATTTTCTCCGCCACCTGTTTGACCTCTTTGTAGTGGGCTTTCTAAAAACAGTTTCCTCTCCGGCCAAGATCATTTTAGATGCGTTGGGGGTGCAGGGGGCCCTGAAACTGTGGCTCCATGGCATGGCCATGTTCTTGGTATCGTCTCTCGGGATGGCAGGACTGCTGTGGGCGGTACAGGAGCATCTGCCGCAATTTGCTGTCATCTATGGTATTGTGCAAGCTCTGGTCATCTCTGTTAGTGTGCACCAGAGTGAAATTGTGGGAGAGGGGGATGATGGGAAAGGTGACGATGAGGTCAAAGTGGCTGAGGGGGAGAAGGACACATGGGAGCAGAATGAACCACAGCAGACCACTGATGAAAGCAACAAAGGAGTTAAACTAAGAAGTTAA
- the LOC127425471 gene encoding uncharacterized protein LOC127425471 isoform X3, with amino-acid sequence MTAVVGRVWGWVSPANLYSTWGSKTKPEKPLTTLSQTQSRWGLWGLTSWVWRSEKPKNDQKTLAEEFWETEENVTPFEIEELRAMRPEVENVAAQSSSRWWRRMLPSSYFFWPRWSSSTGLRQRKCAGWNEGTWDTDEIDGESDYGTPPPSPTHLSHKQSAFQFFSRSWTGEILPEHYEICFNFLRHLFDLFVVGFLKTVSSPAKIILDALGVQGALKLWLHGMAMFLVSSLGMAGLLWAVQEHLPQFAVIYGIVQALVISVSVHQSEIVGEGDDGKGDDEVKVAEGEKDTWEQNEPQQTTDESNKGVKLRS; translated from the coding sequence ATGACAGCTGTTGTAGGTCGAGTTTGGGGGTGGGTCAGTCCAGCCAATCTGTACTCCACCTGGGGCAGCAAAACCAAACCAGAAAAACCCTTGACAACTTTGAGTCAGACCCAAAGCAGGTGGGGTTTATGGGGACTCACGTCCTGGGTTTGGAGGAGCGAGAAACCCAAGAATGACCAAAAGACACTGGCTGAGGAGTTCTGGGAGACAGAGGAGAATGTCACGCCTTTTGAAATAGAAGAGCTGAGGGCGATGAGGCCTGAGGTCGAGAACGTGGCAGCCCAAAGCTCTTCACGCTGGTGGAGGAGGATGCTTCCTTCCAGCTACTTTTTTTGGCCTAGATGGTCATCATCCACTGGACTACGACAACGGAAATGTGCCGGGTGGAATGAGGGCACGTGGGACACAGATGAAATCGACGGGGAGTCAGATTACGGGACGCCTCCACCATCTCCCACGCATCTTTCCCATAAGCAGTCAGCATTCCAGTTCTTCTCTCGCTCGTGGACGGGAGAAATTCTTCCAGAACACTACGAGATTTGCTTTAATTTTCTCCGCCACCTGTTTGACCTCTTTGTAGTGGGCTTTCTAAAAACAGTTTCCTCTCCGGCCAAGATCATTTTAGATGCGTTGGGGGTGCAGGGGGCCCTGAAACTGTGGCTCCATGGCATGGCCATGTTCTTGGTATCGTCTCTCGGGATGGCAGGACTGCTGTGGGCGGTACAGGAGCATCTGCCGCAATTTGCTGTCATCTATGGTATTGTGCAAGCTCTGGTCATCTCTGTTAGTGTGCACCAGAGTGAAATTGTGGGAGAGGGGGATGATGGGAAAGGTGACGATGAGGTCAAAGTGGCTGAGGGGGAGAAGGACACATGGGAGCAGAATGAACCACAGCAGACCACTGATGAAAGCAACAAAGGAGTTAAACTAAGAAGTTAA
- the LOC127425466 gene encoding alpha-tubulin N-acetyltransferase 1 isoform X15: protein MDFPFDLNALFPERISVLDNNLTAGRKAHGRPDPQLHIATVIDELGKASAKAQQLPAPITSAAKLQANRHHVYLLKDGEQNGGRGVVVGFLKVGNKKLFLLDQRGAHLETEPLCVLDFYVTETLQRHGYGLELFDFMLKHKRVEPEQMAYDRPSPKFLSFLEKHYDLKNSVPQVNNFVVFGGFFKIRSGTPPSPVTDQGIYGFFSPIEKGSPKKARGRDQTIFTNGKGSGPGGAEGSPLAVCSPRGPPPLSPSASIISAIPFTQCGILPQPGPSPPRRGPWAPAGSDPLFPAQRQIQSKTHQFFK from the exons ATGGACTTCCCTTTTGACTTGAATGCGCTTTTCCCTGAGAGAATTTCAGTGCTGGATAACAACTTGACTGCAGGGCGGAAAGCGCATGGGAg ACCAGATCCTCAGCTTCATATCGCCACGGTTATAGATGAGCTGGGCAAAGCCTCCGCTAAG GCCCAGCAGCTACCTGCACCTATAACCAGTGCTGCAAAGCTCCAGGCCAACAGACACCATGTCTACCTCCTGAAAGATGGGGAGCAGAATGG TGGGAGGGGTGTTGTAGTTGGATTTCTGAAGGTTGGCAACAAGAAGCTTTTTTTACTT GACCAGCGGGGGGCGCATTTAGAGACAGAGCCTTTGTGTGTGCTGGATTTCTATGTGACAGAGACGTTGCAGAGACATGGCTACGGGCTCGAGCTCTTCGACTTCATGTTGAAA CACAAACGGGTGGAGCCTGAGCAGATGGCATATGATAGACCCTCTCCTAAATTCCTGTCCTTTCTAGAAAAACACTATGATCTGAAAAACAGTGTGCCCCAG GTTAACAACTTTGTGGTGTTTGGTGGCTTCTTCAAGATTAGATCAG GGACGCCTCCCTCCCCTGTAACGGATCAGGGGATTTACGGATTCTT CAGTCCAATTGAGAAAGGTTCCCCCAAAAAAGCCAGAGGGAGAGATCAAACCATATTCACTAATGGAAAGGGAAG TGGTCCGGGAGGAGCAGAGGGCTCTCCCCTGGCCGTTTGTTCACCCCGTGGGCCCCCCCCACTCTCCCCCTCTGCTTCCATCATCTCTGCAATCCCGTTCACTCAGTGTGGGATCCTCCCCCAGCCGGGCCCCTCTCCGCCCCGCCGCGGGCCCTGGGCTCCAGCAGGGTCAGACCCCCTCTTCCCAGCTCAACGACAAATACAGAGCAAAACGCACCAG
- the LOC127425466 gene encoding alpha-tubulin N-acetyltransferase 1 isoform X16 encodes MDFPFDLNALFPERISVLDNNLTAGRKAHGRPDPQLHIATVIDELGKASAKAQQLPAPITSAAKLQANRHHVYLLKDGEQNGGRGVVVGFLKVGNKKLFLLDQRGAHLETEPLCVLDFYVTETLQRHGYGLELFDFMLKHKRVEPEQMAYDRPSPKFLSFLEKHYDLKNSVPQVNNFVVFGGFFKIRSAVQLRKVPPKKPEGEIKPYSLMEREVVREEQRALPWPFVHPVGPPHSPPLLPSSLQSRSLSVGSSPSRAPLRPAAGPGLQQGQTPSSQLNDKYRAKRTSSLNRSRLSFH; translated from the exons ATGGACTTCCCTTTTGACTTGAATGCGCTTTTCCCTGAGAGAATTTCAGTGCTGGATAACAACTTGACTGCAGGGCGGAAAGCGCATGGGAg ACCAGATCCTCAGCTTCATATCGCCACGGTTATAGATGAGCTGGGCAAAGCCTCCGCTAAG GCCCAGCAGCTACCTGCACCTATAACCAGTGCTGCAAAGCTCCAGGCCAACAGACACCATGTCTACCTCCTGAAAGATGGGGAGCAGAATGG TGGGAGGGGTGTTGTAGTTGGATTTCTGAAGGTTGGCAACAAGAAGCTTTTTTTACTT GACCAGCGGGGGGCGCATTTAGAGACAGAGCCTTTGTGTGTGCTGGATTTCTATGTGACAGAGACGTTGCAGAGACATGGCTACGGGCTCGAGCTCTTCGACTTCATGTTGAAA CACAAACGGGTGGAGCCTGAGCAGATGGCATATGATAGACCCTCTCCTAAATTCCTGTCCTTTCTAGAAAAACACTATGATCTGAAAAACAGTGTGCCCCAG GTTAACAACTTTGTGGTGTTTGGTGGCTTCTTCAAGATTAGATCAG CAGTCCAATTGAGAAAGGTTCCCCCAAAAAAGCCAGAGGGAGAGATCAAACCATATTCACTAATGGAAAGGGAAG TGGTCCGGGAGGAGCAGAGGGCTCTCCCCTGGCCGTTTGTTCACCCCGTGGGCCCCCCCCACTCTCCCCCTCTGCTTCCATCATCTCTGCAATCCCGTTCACTCAGTGTGGGATCCTCCCCCAGCCGGGCCCCTCTCCGCCCCGCCGCGGGCCCTGGGCTCCAGCAGGGTCAGACCCCCTCTTCCCAGCTCAACGACAAATACAGAGCAAAACGCACCAG